In a single window of the Limnochorda sp. L945t genome:
- a CDS encoding AzlD domain-containing protein: MSALAGVRPEMLALFLAAGIGTYLMRLIPLLAALGRTPAGASQSPGRAGSVMRALSLVAPAVIGALLVSALLPARPGPGLPRETGIALVALVPTTWTALRWRHLGLTVLVGVVSYWAVALVA; this comes from the coding sequence ATGAGCGCACTGGCCGGCGTGAGGCCGGAGATGCTGGCCCTCTTCCTTGCCGCCGGCATCGGCACTTATCTCATGCGGCTGATCCCTCTGCTCGCTGCCCTCGGCCGTACCCCGGCGGGAGCGTCGCAGTCGCCGGGGCGCGCCGGCAGCGTGATGCGTGCACTCTCCCTGGTGGCGCCGGCGGTCATCGGCGCTCTGCTGGTGAGTGCGCTGCTGCCGGCAAGGCCGGGGCCAGGATTGCCCCGGGAGACGGGCATTGCGCTGGTCGCTCTGGTGCCCACCACGTGGACGGCGCTGCGCTGGCGCCACCTCGGGCTGACGGTGCTGGTGGGCGTCGTGTCGTACTGGGCCGTCGCTCTTGTGGCGTGA
- a CDS encoding AzlC family ABC transporter permease, which yields MGYVPAAVAFGAAARQAGLSVQESVAMSLLVYAGASQFALAGMIGAGVPGVAAAVTALVLNLRHVLYGPALAPWLSRLSRPAAALAAFGLTDEVFAVASGILPRTPASGAWLFGLEVAAYGSWVLGTWMGAAGGQAAATLLPSVAPAMNFALPALFVALLVSLVAPRKELGMPASAFVGGAVALAAWLLGRGRWGVLTAGVVGPLAGLAVARLERQRPEPGPSMEAVKPR from the coding sequence GTGGGGTACGTTCCCGCTGCCGTAGCGTTTGGCGCCGCGGCGCGCCAGGCGGGCTTGAGCGTGCAGGAGAGCGTCGCGATGTCGCTGCTCGTCTACGCTGGCGCCAGCCAGTTCGCCCTGGCGGGCATGATCGGGGCGGGAGTGCCGGGAGTGGCGGCCGCGGTCACGGCGCTCGTCCTCAATTTGCGCCACGTGCTGTACGGGCCGGCGCTCGCTCCGTGGCTTTCCCGGCTCAGCCGCCCGGCGGCGGCGCTCGCCGCCTTCGGGCTCACCGACGAGGTGTTCGCGGTGGCGTCCGGGATCCTGCCGCGAACGCCTGCATCGGGGGCCTGGCTTTTCGGTCTCGAGGTGGCTGCCTATGGCTCCTGGGTACTCGGCACGTGGATGGGCGCGGCCGGAGGGCAGGCGGCAGCCACGCTCCTCCCTTCCGTCGCACCGGCCATGAACTTCGCTCTACCGGCCCTTTTCGTCGCGTTGCTGGTTTCCCTGGTCGCTCCCCGCAAGGAGCTGGGGATGCCCGCCAGCGCGTTCGTGGGCGGTGCGGTCGCCCTGGCGGCATGGCTTCTCGGTCGGGGCCGGTGGGGCGTGCTGACCGCCGGAGTGGTGGGCCCGCTTGCCGGGCTTGCGGTGGCGCGGCTCGAGCGGCAACGGCCAGAGCCCGGGCCGTCGATGGAGGCGGTCAAACCGCGATGA
- the menC gene encoding o-succinylbenzoate synthase — translation MRIERAELRLIRMPLKFAFETSFGVTRERTILLVTLFAGGLEGYGECVAEESPLYREETVGTARSVLEEVILPRLLRPGAPSGSMGGLAAGPDIPNPETLAASLASVRGNRMAKAAVETAFWDLWAKSLGLPLWQLLGGVRQVVPVGVSLGIQPSVEATLDAVARYVAEGYRRIKLKIKPGWDVRVVAAVRERFPEVALTVDANSAYTLADFPVLTALDRFALDYIEQPLAYDDLHDHALLQARLGTPICLDESITSAADARKALAGGACRVINIKVGRVGGHLEARRVHDVAAAFGAPVWCGGMLEAGIGRAHNLHVATLANFTMPGDVASSSRYWEADIIEQPLEAADGLQRVPGGPGLGVTLNRTVLERVTLERRVVTG, via the coding sequence ATGCGCATCGAACGGGCCGAGCTGCGCCTGATCCGCATGCCGCTCAAGTTCGCCTTCGAGACGTCGTTTGGGGTGACCCGCGAGCGCACGATCCTGCTGGTCACGCTGTTCGCAGGCGGCCTGGAAGGATACGGCGAGTGTGTGGCGGAAGAGTCTCCCCTCTACCGGGAGGAGACGGTCGGCACCGCCCGCTCGGTGCTGGAGGAGGTCATCCTTCCGCGGCTGCTCCGGCCGGGGGCTCCCTCGGGGTCGATGGGGGGCCTCGCCGCAGGCCCCGACATCCCCAACCCGGAGACGCTGGCCGCCTCGCTGGCCTCCGTCCGCGGCAACCGCATGGCGAAGGCGGCCGTGGAGACGGCGTTCTGGGATCTGTGGGCGAAGTCACTGGGCCTGCCCCTCTGGCAGCTCCTGGGTGGGGTTCGCCAGGTGGTGCCCGTCGGGGTGAGCCTCGGGATCCAGCCATCCGTCGAGGCCACCCTCGACGCCGTTGCCCGGTACGTGGCCGAGGGGTACCGCCGCATCAAGCTCAAGATCAAGCCGGGATGGGACGTCCGGGTCGTGGCCGCCGTACGGGAGCGGTTTCCCGAAGTAGCCCTCACCGTCGACGCCAACTCCGCCTACACCCTGGCCGACTTTCCGGTGTTGACGGCGCTCGACCGCTTCGCCCTCGACTACATCGAACAGCCCCTCGCCTACGACGACCTGCACGACCACGCGCTGCTGCAGGCGCGGCTCGGCACCCCCATCTGCCTCGACGAGTCCATCACCAGTGCTGCCGACGCACGGAAGGCGCTGGCGGGTGGCGCCTGCAGGGTCATCAACATCAAGGTGGGGCGTGTGGGTGGCCACCTCGAGGCGCGCCGGGTGCACGACGTGGCGGCGGCGTTCGGGGCGCCGGTCTGGTGTGGCGGGATGCTGGAGGCGGGCATCGGGCGGGCGCACAACCTCCACGTCGCGACCCTGGCCAACTTCACGATGCCCGGCGACGTGGCCAGCTCCAGCCGCTACTGGGAGGCCGACATCATCGAGCAACCGCTGGAAGCGGCGGACGGGCTGCAGCGTGTGCCGGGCGGCCCTGGGCTGGGCGTGACGCTGAACCGCACCGTGCTCGAGCGGGTGACACTCGAACGGCGGGTGGTGACGGGGTGA
- a CDS encoding M20 family metallopeptidase, with amino-acid sequence MTVEPSRAPAPLPVQASSPAALAAYLSSHLDDMVEEMRRLVEIETPSGDEQGIATAAALLAGRWRPLGCRVDEYPAPGVGVHLAVHIPGRGEDGAQGDGRYVLVLGHVDTVHPRGTLAATPFRVQGDRAWGPGTYDMKGALVMMAWAVQALRAVGSGPRRPVTLLLTADEEVGSHTSRPLIDRFAAGATCALVLEPAAPGGAVKTARKGVAQYRLSVTGRSAHAGNDFSRGINANVALARLVLAAASLSDPERGTTVNVGVIGGGTRPNVVPERAWADIDVRFTTRAEAERIDRALRALTADGGTVFEVSGGVNRWPLERTASAGLYEHARALAASLGLELPEAQVGGASDGNLTAELGLPTLDGLGPEGDGAHSSQEHVYLPSLPVRTALLALILETL; translated from the coding sequence GTGACCGTGGAGCCGTCCCGGGCACCTGCGCCTCTGCCCGTGCAGGCATCGTCCCCCGCGGCGCTGGCAGCCTACCTGTCTTCGCACCTGGACGACATGGTCGAGGAGATGCGGCGCCTCGTGGAAATCGAGACTCCCTCGGGGGACGAGCAGGGTATCGCCACGGCCGCAGCCCTGCTGGCCGGGCGCTGGCGCCCCCTCGGCTGCCGCGTCGACGAGTACCCCGCGCCGGGTGTGGGCGTGCATCTGGCCGTGCACATCCCCGGCCGTGGGGAAGACGGCGCCCAGGGGGACGGCCGCTATGTGCTGGTGCTCGGCCACGTCGATACGGTCCATCCCCGCGGCACGCTGGCGGCGACCCCGTTTCGGGTGCAAGGCGATCGTGCCTGGGGCCCGGGCACCTACGACATGAAGGGAGCCCTGGTCATGATGGCCTGGGCAGTCCAGGCGCTCCGGGCCGTGGGCTCGGGGCCCCGGCGCCCGGTTACGCTGCTGCTCACGGCCGACGAGGAGGTGGGCAGCCACACGAGCCGCCCGCTCATCGACCGCTTCGCCGCCGGAGCGACCTGCGCCCTGGTACTCGAGCCCGCCGCTCCCGGTGGTGCCGTCAAGACCGCCCGCAAGGGCGTCGCCCAGTACCGTTTGTCGGTCACGGGCCGCAGCGCCCACGCCGGCAACGACTTCTCCCGGGGCATCAACGCCAACGTGGCCCTGGCCCGCCTGGTGCTGGCCGCCGCCTCCCTTTCCGATCCAGAGCGCGGCACGACCGTCAACGTCGGCGTCATCGGCGGCGGTACCCGCCCCAACGTCGTACCGGAACGAGCGTGGGCCGACATCGACGTGCGCTTCACGACCCGCGCCGAGGCCGAGCGCATCGACCGGGCGCTGCGGGCACTCACGGCTGACGGCGGGACAGTATTCGAGGTATCGGGCGGCGTCAACCGGTGGCCACTCGAGCGAACGGCGTCGGCCGGCCTCTACGAGCATGCCCGGGCCCTGGCCGCTTCGCTCGGCCTGGAACTTCCCGAGGCCCAGGTGGGCGGCGCCAGCGACGGCAACCTCACCGCGGAGCTGGGCCTCCCGACCCTAGACGGCCTCGGCCCGGAGGGGGACGGTGCCCACTCTTCCCAGGAGCACGTCTACCTGCCGTCCCTTCCCGTGCGCACGGCGCTGTTGGCGCTCATCCTGGAAACCCTGTAG
- a CDS encoding hemolysin family protein: MVDLDPDTGWRIAVLVGLLLLSAFFSGSETALMALNRIRLRRLADSGDAGARRIARLLESPSRLLSTVLIGNNLVNVAISAIVTALVLRWVADDEAALLVATLAATTIILLVGEITPKAIAAHAPEPFARRVHRAVEGLVWLLTPINRLFGALSDLLVSALGHKRRHEGGPLAVSEEDVRTMLMLGRQQGVFAPEEEAMVERIFAFTDLRVRDVMVPRLDVAGIPRDIAWADLLALVRREHYTRYPVYEEDLDHVIGILHVKELMMETPRGEQGGFDVARFIRPAYFVPDSKRVVELLREMRQKRAHMAVVVDEYGATAGIVTIEDLVEQVVGEIADEFDQREPEVRQLDARTYSVAGTVRLEEINDRLGLALSCEEADTIAGLVLSLLGRIPEQGDRAERDGVELVVERMDGQRIERLTLKLPRSLSRGEEEAGDKAVAPGGRADDRRAPQGLPQPTSDGTGG; this comes from the coding sequence ATGGTGGACTTGGATCCCGACACAGGATGGCGTATCGCCGTACTGGTGGGACTCCTGTTGCTCTCCGCCTTCTTCTCCGGATCCGAGACCGCCCTCATGGCCCTCAACCGCATCCGGCTCCGGCGCCTGGCCGACTCGGGTGACGCCGGCGCACGGCGCATCGCCCGGCTGCTGGAATCCCCTTCCCGGCTGCTGTCCACGGTCTTGATCGGCAACAACCTCGTCAACGTCGCCATCTCCGCCATCGTGACCGCCCTCGTGCTGCGCTGGGTGGCGGACGACGAGGCCGCCCTGCTCGTCGCGACCCTGGCCGCCACCACGATCATCCTGCTCGTGGGAGAGATCACACCCAAGGCCATCGCAGCTCACGCCCCGGAGCCTTTCGCTCGCCGGGTTCATCGCGCCGTCGAAGGCCTCGTCTGGCTGCTCACCCCTATCAACCGGCTGTTCGGCGCGCTCTCGGACCTGCTCGTGAGCGCGCTCGGGCACAAGCGCCGCCACGAAGGCGGGCCCCTGGCCGTCAGCGAAGAAGACGTGCGCACCATGCTCATGCTCGGCCGCCAGCAGGGCGTGTTCGCTCCGGAAGAGGAAGCCATGGTGGAGCGCATCTTCGCCTTCACCGATCTGCGGGTGCGCGACGTCATGGTGCCGCGGCTCGACGTGGCGGGCATCCCTCGCGACATCGCGTGGGCCGATCTGCTGGCCCTGGTGCGCCGGGAACACTACACCCGCTACCCCGTCTACGAGGAGGACCTGGATCACGTCATCGGCATCCTGCACGTCAAGGAGCTCATGATGGAGACTCCCCGTGGCGAGCAGGGAGGCTTCGACGTCGCCCGGTTCATCCGCCCTGCCTACTTCGTGCCCGACTCGAAACGGGTCGTGGAGCTCCTGCGGGAGATGCGCCAGAAGCGGGCCCACATGGCGGTCGTGGTCGACGAGTACGGTGCTACGGCCGGGATCGTCACCATCGAAGACCTGGTGGAGCAGGTGGTCGGGGAGATCGCCGACGAGTTCGATCAGCGAGAGCCCGAGGTGCGCCAGCTGGATGCGCGCACGTACAGCGTGGCCGGTACCGTTCGCCTGGAGGAGATCAACGACCGCCTGGGGCTGGCGCTTTCGTGCGAAGAGGCGGACACCATCGCGGGCCTCGTGCTGAGCCTTCTCGGTCGCATTCCGGAGCAGGGGGACCGGGCGGAGCGGGACGGCGTCGAGCTGGTCGTGGAGCGCATGGACGGCCAGCGCATCGAGCGCTTGACGCTCAAGCTACCTCGCTCGCTTTCGCGAGGCGAGGAGGAAGCGGGAGACAAGGCAGTGGCGCCCGGCGGCCGCGCCGATGACCGCCGGGCGCCGCAAGGGCTGCCCCAGCCCACGAGCGATGGGACCGGCGGGTGA
- a CDS encoding SDR family NAD(P)-dependent oxidoreductase produces the protein MRLQGKVAIVTGAAMGIGKAIAARLLMEGASVAMVDYDERAGQATASELAAKGSGTGPEPPLFVHADVSKSEDVQRAVGKALDRWGRIDVLVNNAGVLAMGPLHEADEATWERVLGINARGVFLFSKYVLPVMLRQGGGSIVNVASVAGLVGWAGLPIYCASKGAVVQLTKAMAIDYASQRIRVNAVAPGAILTPMVRQATGGQDAAQQAMAEAHPLGRIGNPEEVAAAVAFLASDDASFVTGAILPVDGGYTAR, from the coding sequence ATGCGACTACAGGGTAAAGTAGCCATCGTGACCGGAGCGGCCATGGGGATCGGCAAGGCCATCGCGGCCCGGCTCCTCATGGAGGGGGCATCGGTGGCCATGGTCGACTACGACGAGCGAGCCGGGCAGGCGACCGCCTCCGAGTTGGCTGCGAAGGGCAGCGGCACGGGGCCGGAGCCGCCGCTGTTCGTCCACGCCGACGTCTCGAAGTCGGAGGACGTGCAGCGGGCGGTGGGGAAGGCGCTCGACCGGTGGGGCCGGATCGACGTGCTGGTCAACAACGCCGGCGTGCTGGCGATGGGGCCGCTCCATGAAGCCGACGAGGCCACGTGGGAGAGGGTGCTCGGGATCAACGCCCGGGGCGTCTTCCTGTTCAGCAAGTACGTGCTCCCGGTCATGCTGCGGCAGGGGGGCGGCAGCATCGTCAACGTCGCTTCCGTGGCCGGGCTCGTGGGCTGGGCCGGCCTGCCCATCTACTGCGCGAGCAAGGGGGCCGTGGTGCAGCTCACCAAGGCCATGGCGATCGACTACGCCAGCCAGCGGATCCGCGTCAACGCCGTCGCGCCGGGCGCCATCCTCACGCCCATGGTCCGCCAGGCCACGGGCGGGCAAGACGCCGCGCAACAGGCCATGGCCGAGGCTCACCCGCTCGGGCGCATCGGCAATCCCGAGGAAGTGGCGGCGGCCGTGGCGTTCCTGGCCTCCGACGACGCCTCGTTCGTCACGGGCGCCATCCTGCCGGTGGACGGGGGCTATACGGCGCGCTGA